In Leptotrichia buccalis C-1013-b, the genomic window AGCTGGGATTGCATCTCCGATAAATGCATAGTAAAGTGCCACAAATATTGGCATTTGAATTAATAATGGTAAACACCCTCCTAGTGGATTTACTCCATTTTCCTTGTAAATTTCAGCTGTTCTTCTTTGAAGCTCTTGTGGATTATCCTTGTGTTTTTCCTTTATTTTTTCAAGTTCAGGTTGTAAATCTCTCATTTTTTTCATTGATTTTTCCTGTTTTAATGTTAATGGAAATACTATTATTCTCATTAAAAATGTAACAATTATTATTGCTATTCCATAATTTCCTACAACACCATTTATCGCTTTTAGTACATGTACGACAAAATCAACTAGTGCCTGTATTTTAAACATATATTTTTTCTCCTTCAATTTTTATTTTAACGGGTCATAACCACCTTTATGGAAAGGATGGCATTTTAATAATCTTCTTATTGTCAGGTAACTCCCTTTTATTGCCCCATATTTTGTAATAGCCTGTCGGGAATATTCTGAACAGGTTGGATAAAATCTGCATCGTCTTCCAAAAAATATAGAAATGTATTTCTGATAAATTTTTATTAAAAACAATAATACTTTTTTCATTGTTTTATCACCTTGATAATATCTTTTTCAATGTCTTTGTATTTTAAATTCTTTATTTTCTCTTTTAAAACAGACTTGCCGACAAATATATAATCAGTATTTTCTCTAAATTTATTTTTATGTGTTTTTACAAATTCTTTAAAAAGTCTTTTTATTCTATTTCTTTGAACTGCATTTCCAGTTTTCTTACTGGCAACAAAGCCGAAACGTTGTTCGTTATTCATATTTTCCTTTATAAAAATAATAGCATACTTTGTATGCATTTTCTGTGATTTGTTATATATTAAGGAAAAATCCTTTGATTTTTTTATTTTATTAATAGACATATTTCTCTTCTTTAATTTAAAATGAGTGAGAGCTTAAAATAAAGCTCCCTGAAAATTAATACTTTTAAAAACCCAGTGTTGAATTTAACACCGGGTTATGCTGATAATTTAGCTCTTCCTTTAGCTCTTCTTCTCTTTAAGACATTTCTTCCATTTTTATCTTGCATTCTTTTTCTAAATCCATGATTTTTTTTTCTTTTTCTTTTATTCGGTTGATATGTTCTTTTTGTCATTTTTTTTCCTTTCTATCTTATTTTAAAAAAATTCTTTGTCTTTTACAGATATTATATACAAAATTCAAAAAAAAGTCAAGTTTAA contains:
- the rpmH gene encoding 50S ribosomal protein L34, which codes for MTKRTYQPNKRKRKKNHGFRKRMQDKNGRNVLKRRRAKGRAKLSA
- the yidD gene encoding membrane protein insertion efficiency factor YidD — encoded protein: MKKVLLFLIKIYQKYISIFFGRRCRFYPTCSEYSRQAITKYGAIKGSYLTIRRLLKCHPFHKGGYDPLK
- the rnpA gene encoding ribonuclease P protein component translates to MSINKIKKSKDFSLIYNKSQKMHTKYAIIFIKENMNNEQRFGFVASKKTGNAVQRNRIKRLFKEFVKTHKNKFRENTDYIFVGKSVLKEKIKNLKYKDIEKDIIKVIKQ
- a CDS encoding YidC/Oxa1 family membrane protein insertase is translated as MFKIQALVDFVVHVLKAINGVVGNYGIAIIIVTFLMRIIVFPLTLKQEKSMKKMRDLQPELEKIKEKHKDNPQELQRRTAEIYKENGVNPLGGCLPLLIQMPIFVALYYAFIGDAIPADAKFLWFTLKQPDRLFMLGKFAFNLLPILNVGVTFIQQKIMTSATSGQETNQQMQSMLYMMPLMMLFIFYNMPSGVTLYYLVSGALSLVQQYFILKGRSDDGKDSIKGTE